From Chryseobacterium shandongense, the proteins below share one genomic window:
- the kdsB gene encoding 3-deoxy-manno-octulosonate cytidylyltransferase, which translates to MKIIAVIPARYEASRFPAKLMQMLGEKTVITTTYQNVVETGLFDEVFVATDSEIIFDEIAKNGGKAVMTGQHETGSDRIAEAVQNIDCDIVINVQGDEPFLKLEPLQQLIEVFHHDENQEISLASLKIKLHEKEEIENPNNVKVITDNNGFALYFSRSVIPFHREISYDVSYFKHIGVYAFRKHALIQFSKLEMKPLEISEKIECIRYLEYGMKIKMIETNFVGVGIDTPEDLEKARNLLSN; encoded by the coding sequence ATGAAAATCATCGCAGTTATCCCCGCACGTTACGAAGCAAGCCGTTTTCCTGCAAAATTAATGCAGATGCTTGGTGAAAAAACCGTTATCACAACAACATATCAGAATGTGGTGGAAACAGGTTTATTTGATGAAGTTTTTGTAGCGACGGATTCTGAAATTATTTTTGATGAAATTGCTAAAAACGGAGGAAAAGCAGTGATGACCGGCCAGCATGAAACCGGAAGCGACCGTATTGCAGAAGCCGTACAAAATATCGATTGTGATATTGTGATTAATGTTCAGGGTGACGAACCGTTTCTGAAACTGGAACCTTTACAACAGCTTATTGAGGTCTTTCATCACGACGAGAATCAGGAGATTTCTTTAGCTTCCCTAAAAATAAAACTTCACGAAAAAGAAGAAATTGAAAACCCAAATAATGTAAAAGTAATTACCGATAACAACGGTTTTGCATTGTATTTTAGCAGGTCTGTGATTCCGTTTCACCGGGAAATTTCATATGATGTTTCTTATTTTAAGCATATTGGTGTGTATGCTTTCAGAAAACATGCATTGATACAGTTCTCAAAACTGGAAATGAAACCTTTGGAGATTTCAGAAAAGATAGAATGCATACGCTACCTTGAATACGGCATGAAAATCAAAATGATCGAAACCAACTTTGTAGGAGTAGGAATTGATACACCGGAAGATCTTGAAAAAGCAAGAAATTTATTATCTAATTAG
- a CDS encoding NAD(P)H-binding protein: MKALVIGATGATGKDLVSQLLTDSDFEEVTIFVRKPVDIQNDKLKVHVVDFDHPEEWKDKVQGDVAFSCLGTTLKTAGSKEAQRKVDFDYQYEFAKAAKENNVDDYILVSAYGASPKSKIFYSRMKGELEEAVKKLHFEKITIFKPGMLERKDSDRAGEVLGSRIIKFANKLGLLESQKPLPTDVLAKVMINSSKIKSNGYSSIKLGNIFCFAEKSN, encoded by the coding sequence ATGAAAGCTTTAGTTATAGGCGCTACAGGCGCTACGGGAAAAGATTTGGTCAGCCAACTACTTACAGACAGCGACTTTGAAGAAGTTACAATTTTTGTAAGAAAACCGGTTGATATTCAAAATGATAAGCTGAAAGTACATGTTGTGGATTTTGATCATCCTGAAGAATGGAAAGATAAGGTACAGGGTGATGTTGCTTTTTCCTGTCTCGGAACAACCTTAAAAACTGCCGGAAGCAAGGAGGCCCAAAGAAAAGTAGACTTTGATTATCAGTATGAATTTGCTAAAGCCGCCAAAGAAAATAATGTGGACGATTATATTCTAGTTTCTGCATACGGCGCCAGTCCAAAATCCAAAATCTTTTATTCACGAATGAAAGGCGAGCTGGAAGAGGCTGTAAAAAAACTGCACTTTGAAAAGATTACCATTTTCAAACCTGGAATGCTGGAACGAAAGGACTCGGACAGAGCGGGAGAAGTGCTTGGAAGCAGGATTATCAAATTCGCGAATAAACTGGGATTGCTCGAAAGCCAGAAACCATTACCAACAGATGTTTTAGCAAAAGTAATGATCAATTCATCCAAAATAAAAAGCAACGGCTATTCCAGTATAAAACTGGGAAACATTTTTTGTTTTGCGGAAAAGAGTAATTAA
- a CDS encoding histidine kinase gives MKKLLFVFVLIFSHSIFAQTAKEIIDKNIELSGGLTNWKLLNSVLLQGKVILGIRDEYPIKIYQQRPNLTKTVITIGGKDTAIEGYDGTKGYAMIYAANKLQEYSDYSPESFDNDFIDWESKGFEAKYLGKEKIGNIYCHKVELTKNVNVNVYYFDSKSYMLVKEVKKDETLSYSDYKKVGNLLLPFRIESTSAKKDKDFVMIINRVDINKVFPANTFKF, from the coding sequence ATGAAAAAGTTGCTATTCGTATTCGTCCTGATATTTTCGCATTCCATTTTTGCTCAGACGGCAAAGGAAATCATTGATAAAAACATCGAATTGTCGGGAGGATTAACCAACTGGAAACTTTTAAATTCCGTACTTCTTCAGGGAAAAGTAATTTTAGGAATACGAGATGAATATCCTATCAAAATTTACCAGCAGCGCCCGAATCTTACAAAAACAGTTATTACAATCGGTGGTAAAGACACTGCCATCGAAGGGTATGACGGAACAAAAGGATATGCCATGATTTACGCGGCTAATAAACTTCAGGAATATTCGGATTACAGCCCCGAAAGCTTTGACAATGATTTTATCGATTGGGAAAGCAAAGGCTTCGAAGCTAAATATTTAGGAAAAGAAAAAATCGGAAATATTTACTGTCATAAAGTTGAATTAACGAAAAATGTTAATGTAAATGTCTATTATTTTGACTCCAAAAGTTATATGCTTGTGAAAGAAGTCAAAAAAGATGAAACTTTATCATATTCAGATTACAAAAAAGTAGGAAATTTGTTGCTGCCTTTCAGGATAGAATCTACGAGTGCCAAGAAAGATAAAGACTTCGTAATGATTATCAACAGAGTAGATATCAATAAAGTATTTCCCGCTAATACATTTAAATTTTAA
- a CDS encoding GIN domain-containing protein, giving the protein MKNIIYAFILLSIISCGKISPKGHIERKDVEVPEFVNLNLEGKFRVFYARGTKNFVEIETYPNVADNLDVDVNDKTLIIKEKRGTKGVDFYNITIYSKYNLEKIAISDSVEMNISSEIKTDNFRLNLKNYATFMGSVNTRRAEIEMQNRSRANFLGQTRDAVIKISDTASLIAPYWKIENLNIESKNGNYAEVNVKDSLKGHIQNTAKFTYYNDPIRAFKIDKSAKVENKKLD; this is encoded by the coding sequence ATGAAAAATATAATCTATGCATTCATATTATTATCAATAATTTCCTGCGGAAAAATTTCTCCGAAAGGACATATTGAAAGAAAAGATGTGGAAGTTCCCGAATTTGTAAACCTTAACCTCGAAGGAAAATTCCGTGTGTTTTATGCAAGAGGAACTAAAAACTTTGTGGAGATTGAAACGTATCCCAATGTTGCCGATAATCTTGATGTAGATGTTAATGATAAAACATTAATAATTAAAGAAAAACGCGGAACAAAAGGAGTTGATTTCTATAATATAACTATTTATTCAAAATATAATCTTGAAAAAATAGCCATTTCCGACTCAGTGGAAATGAACATTTCAAGTGAAATTAAGACGGATAATTTTAGGCTTAATTTAAAAAATTATGCTACATTTATGGGTTCGGTGAACACAAGGAGGGCAGAAATCGAAATGCAGAACCGAAGCAGAGCAAACTTTTTAGGGCAGACCAGAGATGCCGTGATAAAGATCTCTGATACGGCAAGTCTGATCGCTCCTTATTGGAAAATCGAAAACCTGAATATTGAATCTAAAAATGGAAATTATGCGGAAGTCAACGTGAAAGATTCATTGAAAGGCCATATTCAGAACACGGCGAAATTTACCTATTATAATGATCCGATCCGTGCATTTAAAATTGATAAAAGTGCTAAGGTGGAAAATAAAAAGTTGGATTAA
- a CDS encoding MmcQ/YjbR family DNA-binding protein: MDANEILDYCLTKKGVTETFPFDNETLVLKVGEKMFLLISLERQPLQITVKTDPEWSAELREQYPQITGAYHMNKTHWNSAQIDGLRKELILQLIDHSYELVFKSLTKKIQNTILNS; the protein is encoded by the coding sequence ATGGACGCAAATGAAATTCTGGATTACTGTCTTACAAAAAAAGGCGTTACCGAAACATTTCCTTTTGATAATGAAACGCTTGTTTTAAAAGTCGGTGAGAAAATGTTTCTTTTAATCTCTCTGGAAAGACAGCCGTTACAAATCACGGTAAAAACCGATCCGGAATGGAGCGCAGAACTTCGTGAGCAATATCCACAGATTACCGGGGCTTATCACATGAACAAAACCCACTGGAATTCTGCGCAGATAGACGGCCTGAGAAAAGAGCTTATTCTGCAGCTCATAGATCATTCTTATGAACTTGTTTTTAAATCTTTAACCAAGAAAATTCAGAACACAATACTTAACTCCTAA
- a CDS encoding pyridoxal phosphate-dependent aminotransferase produces MKVSKLAANLIGSEIVKIGNEVNDLKAKGAEIANLTIGDLNSNIYPIPAKLKEEIQKAYQNNLTNYPPANGLLSLRKEVSKDLKTRWNLDYSPNDILITAGSRPLIYAVYKTIVDEGDKVVYPIPSWNNNHYAYLTSANAVEVKTTPENNFLPTADDLRPHLDGAVLLALCSPLNPTGTMFTKDQLSEICELILAENKKRGDDEKPLYLMYDQIYSNLTFGEEHVDPVSLFPEMKEYTVYIDGISKCLAATGVRVGWGFGPAHIMDKMKALLTHVGAWAPKPEQEATAKYYENPEEVNAFVEDFKGKLEASLKVLHAGIQDLKGKGLTVDSIEPMGALYLTIKLDYIGKTKPDGTVIENSSDLVFYLINEAGVALVPFSAFGEDKSEPWFRASVGGLAIEEIEVMMPKLEKALNALK; encoded by the coding sequence GTGAAAGTTTCAAAATTAGCGGCGAACCTGATCGGTTCTGAAATTGTAAAAATTGGTAATGAAGTAAACGATTTAAAGGCAAAAGGAGCAGAGATTGCCAACCTTACGATTGGTGACCTTAATTCTAATATTTATCCCATTCCTGCCAAATTAAAGGAGGAAATTCAGAAAGCGTATCAGAATAATCTGACAAATTATCCGCCGGCTAACGGACTTTTATCTTTGAGAAAAGAGGTTTCAAAAGATCTTAAAACAAGATGGAACCTGGATTATTCTCCCAACGATATTCTGATCACGGCAGGGTCTAGACCTTTGATCTATGCCGTATACAAGACTATCGTAGATGAAGGAGATAAAGTGGTTTACCCGATTCCTTCCTGGAACAACAATCATTATGCATATCTTACCTCTGCAAACGCTGTTGAAGTAAAGACCACTCCGGAAAACAATTTCCTTCCTACTGCAGACGATTTAAGACCGCACCTGGACGGAGCTGTTTTACTGGCTCTTTGTTCACCGCTGAATCCAACGGGAACCATGTTTACTAAAGATCAGCTTTCAGAAATCTGCGAATTGATTTTAGCGGAAAACAAAAAAAGAGGGGATGATGAAAAGCCTTTATACTTAATGTATGATCAGATTTATTCTAACCTTACTTTTGGTGAAGAACATGTAGATCCTGTTTCTCTTTTCCCTGAAATGAAAGAATATACGGTATATATCGACGGTATTTCAAAATGTCTTGCCGCTACGGGAGTTCGTGTAGGATGGGGATTCGGGCCTGCTCATATTATGGACAAAATGAAAGCGCTTTTAACACACGTTGGAGCGTGGGCACCAAAACCGGAGCAGGAAGCCACTGCAAAATATTACGAAAATCCGGAGGAAGTAAATGCTTTCGTTGAAGATTTTAAAGGAAAATTAGAAGCAAGCCTTAAAGTGCTACACGCCGGAATTCAGGATCTGAAAGGGAAAGGCTTAACTGTTGACAGCATCGAGCCGATGGGTGCGCTTTATCTTACCATTAAATTGGATTACATCGGAAAAACAAAACCGGACGGAACGGTAATCGAAAACTCTTCTGATTTGGTATTCTACCTGATCAATGAAGCAGGAGTAGCGTTGGTTCCTTTCTCTGCCTTCGGAGAAGATAAATCTGAGCCTTGGTTCAGAGCTTCTGTAGGTGGTTTGGCCATCGAGGAAATCGAAGTAATGATGCCGAAGCTGGAAAAAGCTTTGAATGCTTTGAAATAA
- a CDS encoding tetratricopeptide repeat protein: MKKLLIIFILMLSIKGFAQDFYFSGKMNYCTPENSESKKSFETAFIGLNYPKYYGGVTALLLKVVEKDPKFCDAYFMAGYFFRLQEMHKEALALYYIADSLSQNKAPIFKQNLAIQFMRFGKVDKAREKYEEMVKYFPDNPEGYYGIGNTSIVIGDYDKGLENLKQAEEIYKKSGKVKDDVIYMYGMLYTMKEDYEAGLPYLEEAYGTYKNDEGYLSLYSLSLIKVGKTRNDEKMIKKANKMYNKIKNKEGVPDIKKRLTAEFS, from the coding sequence ATGAAAAAACTATTGATCATTTTTATCCTGATGCTTTCTATAAAAGGATTTGCTCAGGATTTTTACTTCTCAGGAAAAATGAATTATTGTACTCCTGAAAACTCAGAATCTAAAAAAAGTTTTGAAACAGCTTTTATAGGATTAAACTACCCTAAATATTACGGCGGTGTTACTGCTCTTTTACTCAAAGTGGTGGAGAAAGATCCTAAATTTTGTGATGCCTACTTCATGGCTGGATATTTCTTCAGGCTTCAGGAAATGCATAAAGAGGCTTTAGCTTTATATTATATTGCAGACAGCCTGTCTCAAAATAAAGCTCCGATATTTAAACAAAATCTTGCCATACAGTTTATGAGATTCGGAAAAGTTGATAAAGCACGTGAGAAGTACGAAGAAATGGTAAAATATTTTCCAGATAATCCTGAAGGATATTATGGAATCGGGAATACCTCCATTGTAATAGGAGATTATGACAAAGGCCTGGAAAACCTTAAGCAGGCAGAAGAAATATATAAAAAATCAGGGAAGGTTAAAGATGATGTAATCTATATGTATGGAATGCTGTATACCATGAAAGAAGATTATGAAGCTGGGCTTCCGTACCTGGAAGAAGCCTATGGTACTTATAAAAATGATGAAGGTTATCTTTCGCTGTATTCGCTCTCACTAATAAAAGTCGGCAAAACTAGAAATGACGAAAAAATGATTAAGAAAGCCAATAAAATGTATAACAAAATAAAGAACAAAGAAGGTGTTCCGGACATCAAAAAAAGGTTGACTGCAGAGTTCAGTTAG
- a CDS encoding phospho-sugar mutase, producing MTTLEKARLWLHESFDEETRGAVQLLIEGNSPDLEDSFYRELEFGTGGMRGIMGVGTNRLNKYTLGQATQGLANYMLKQFQGEEIKVAIAYDVRNNSKEFGKLVADVLTANGIKVLLFKNHRPTPELSFTVRDRKCHGGIVLTASHNPPEYNGYKVYWNDGAQIVPPHDEAIINEVYAVKFNEIKFNGNDDLIEWIGEEQDDVYIDACIKNSTYQNVGKENLNIVFTSIHGTTYTTVPKALEKAGFKKIDLVREQMIPSGNFPTVDSPNPEEPAALEMAMDLAKITNADIVIGTDPDGDRLGIAVRNLDGEIELLNGNQTNTILTYYILNEWRKQERITGKEFIGSTIVTSDIFFDIAQKFGVDCKVGLTGFKWIGKMIRDFEGQEKFICGGEESFGFMTGDFVRDKDSCGSIVLACEIAAWCKANGRTMYQYLIEIYQETGMYYEGLVNLVRKGRDGAEEIQNMMKNFRENPPKSLAGSPVEEVKDFKEQTNFIVSQNEKKVMDDIPKSNVLIYYTQDGTKVCVRPSGTEPKIKFYISVKDDITSEADFRDKLKSLEAKIQEVRKDLQLN from the coding sequence ATGACAACATTAGAAAAAGCAAGACTTTGGTTGCACGAATCATTTGATGAAGAAACAAGAGGCGCTGTACAATTATTAATTGAAGGCAATTCTCCGGATTTGGAAGACTCTTTTTACAGAGAACTGGAATTCGGGACAGGGGGAATGAGAGGAATTATGGGTGTTGGAACCAATCGTTTAAATAAATACACGTTAGGTCAAGCAACACAGGGACTTGCAAATTATATGTTAAAGCAGTTTCAAGGTGAAGAAATCAAAGTGGCGATTGCTTACGATGTAAGAAATAATTCCAAAGAATTTGGAAAATTAGTAGCTGATGTTTTAACGGCAAACGGAATTAAGGTGCTGCTTTTCAAAAATCACAGGCCTACTCCCGAACTGTCCTTTACCGTAAGAGACAGAAAATGTCACGGAGGAATTGTTTTAACAGCTTCTCATAACCCGCCGGAATACAATGGTTATAAAGTATATTGGAACGACGGAGCACAGATTGTTCCGCCTCATGATGAAGCCATTATTAATGAAGTATATGCTGTTAAATTCAATGAAATTAAATTCAACGGAAATGATGATTTAATTGAATGGATCGGAGAGGAGCAGGATGATGTTTACATTGACGCCTGTATTAAAAATTCAACCTATCAGAATGTAGGAAAAGAAAACCTGAATATCGTATTCACGTCTATCCATGGAACGACCTATACAACCGTTCCGAAAGCGCTGGAAAAAGCCGGATTCAAAAAAATCGATCTTGTAAGAGAACAAATGATCCCAAGCGGAAATTTTCCTACGGTTGATTCTCCAAACCCGGAAGAACCGGCTGCACTGGAAATGGCAATGGATCTCGCAAAAATCACCAATGCGGATATCGTAATCGGAACAGATCCCGACGGAGATCGTCTTGGAATTGCCGTAAGAAATCTTGACGGAGAAATTGAGCTTCTGAACGGAAATCAAACCAATACAATCCTTACTTACTATATTTTGAATGAATGGAGAAAGCAGGAAAGGATTACCGGAAAAGAATTCATTGGTTCTACCATCGTTACTTCTGATATTTTCTTTGACATAGCACAGAAATTCGGGGTAGACTGTAAAGTGGGATTAACCGGATTCAAATGGATCGGAAAAATGATCCGTGATTTTGAAGGTCAGGAAAAATTCATTTGTGGAGGAGAAGAAAGCTTCGGATTTATGACGGGAGATTTCGTGCGTGATAAAGATTCCTGCGGAAGTATTGTTCTTGCATGCGAAATTGCAGCATGGTGCAAAGCCAACGGAAGAACAATGTACCAGTATCTTATTGAGATTTATCAGGAAACCGGAATGTACTACGAAGGGTTGGTAAATCTTGTAAGAAAAGGAAGAGACGGAGCGGAAGAAATTCAGAATATGATGAAGAATTTCCGTGAAAATCCTCCGAAATCATTGGCAGGATCTCCGGTGGAAGAAGTAAAAGACTTTAAGGAACAGACCAATTTCATCGTTTCACAAAATGAGAAAAAGGTGATGGATGATATTCCAAAATCAAATGTACTTATTTATTACACTCAGGACGGAACAAAAGTCTGTGTAAGACCTTCCGGAACGGAACCCAAGATCAAGTTTTATATTTCGGTAAAAGATGATATTACTTCTGAAGCAGATTTCAGGGATAAATTAAAATCTTTGGAAGCAAAAATTCAGGAAGTAAGAAAAGATTTACAACTCAATTAA
- a CDS encoding DUF3667 domain-containing protein — protein MIQKSCLNCGYSVSDEFCPHCGQKTDTARVTPKSLFKNDILGSIWHMEARFFNTLKDIITRPGQTAMDYISGKRIRYNNFIPLLLVLFSFNVLGLHYYEKFAPPEVLAEDSDIKDFLSKYSKAILFVVIPMLAVNAYFIFKRIKLNIAEHFIIGTVSLLGILTLFLLDDIVSLIGLWKPVAKIFNSIDKALFALSILFPAVTYWNAFSSSYTKPGLVWRIIVLYILMVSESAVIGLILYEIF, from the coding sequence ATGATTCAAAAGAGTTGTTTAAACTGTGGCTATTCTGTGTCCGATGAGTTTTGCCCTCATTGCGGACAGAAAACTGACACAGCAAGAGTAACTCCGAAATCTCTTTTTAAAAATGATATCCTCGGATCAATCTGGCATATGGAAGCCCGGTTTTTCAATACTTTAAAAGATATTATAACCAGACCCGGACAAACGGCGATGGATTATATTTCAGGAAAAAGAATCAGATACAACAATTTTATCCCGTTGTTACTGGTTCTTTTCAGTTTTAATGTATTGGGGCTGCATTATTACGAAAAATTTGCGCCGCCCGAAGTTCTTGCCGAAGATTCTGATATAAAAGATTTTTTGTCAAAATATTCAAAGGCTATTTTATTTGTTGTTATTCCGATGCTGGCAGTGAATGCATATTTTATTTTTAAAAGAATAAAATTGAATATTGCCGAGCATTTTATCATCGGAACTGTTAGTCTTTTAGGAATTTTAACCTTATTTTTGTTGGATGATATTGTAAGTCTAATCGGTTTGTGGAAACCGGTTGCAAAGATTTTCAATAGTATTGACAAAGCATTATTTGCTCTTTCAATACTTTTCCCGGCAGTTACTTACTGGAATGCTTTTAGCAGTTCGTACACAAAACCCGGTTTAGTATGGAGAATTATAGTTTTGTATATTTTGATGGTGTCGGAAAGTGCGGTTATAGGCTTAATCTTATATGAAATATTTTAG
- a CDS encoding glutathione peroxidase: MKKLFLMFLSVVAFFNSCAQKKSEESKAKTNELMGKSIYDFKVDALEEGKQINFADFKGKKILIVNTASECGFTPQYADLEKVSEEYKDKLVVVGFPANNFGGQEPGSNKEIGAFCQKNYGVTFPMAAKVSVKGNDTAPIFKYLTEKDLNGVKNTTILWNFTKFLIDENGRLIDSFVSTTKPTDEAITKYLK, from the coding sequence ATGAAAAAGTTATTTTTAATGTTTCTTTCTGTAGTTGCATTTTTCAACAGCTGTGCTCAGAAAAAAAGTGAAGAATCTAAGGCTAAAACCAATGAACTTATGGGAAAATCAATATATGATTTCAAGGTAGATGCCTTGGAAGAAGGAAAGCAGATCAACTTTGCAGACTTTAAAGGAAAGAAGATCCTTATTGTAAACACCGCTTCAGAATGTGGATTTACACCGCAGTATGCCGACCTTGAAAAAGTTTCGGAGGAATATAAAGACAAGTTGGTCGTAGTAGGATTTCCTGCCAACAATTTCGGAGGTCAGGAACCGGGAAGCAACAAGGAAATCGGGGCCTTCTGCCAGAAAAATTACGGAGTAACTTTCCCTATGGCTGCCAAAGTTTCCGTAAAAGGAAACGACACTGCTCCGATCTTTAAATATTTAACTGAAAAAGATCTAAACGGCGTAAAAAATACAACCATCCTTTGGAATTTCACCAAATTCTTAATTGATGAAAACGGAAGACTGATTGATTCATTTGTAAGTACGACCAAGCCTACGGATGAAGCGATTACCAAATACCTGAAATAA